In Porites lutea chromosome 9, jaPorLute2.1, whole genome shotgun sequence, a single window of DNA contains:
- the LOC140947856 gene encoding gamma-aminobutyric acid receptor subunit beta-like isoform X2, with protein MFFLDLGYISEARMEFRASFFLRMYWKDERLAYNNTGYKKRLALNAKMVQHMWIPDIYFVNEKSGIKHDLTKENEMVRLWPDGRVFHSMRLSMTASCPMLLHNYPLDKQVCRLAFESFSYEATELLFRWKKEEGNKEVIISDELQIPQFILTNHWTEATFENFTSGSYSRLIVWFQFERSIGFFLIQTYIPAYLIVMLSWIAFWINHNSTPARIALGITTVLTMTTLTNSARESLPKVSYVKSIEWFLIICFMYVFASLVEYACVSFEVNRRLKRGMEIPPLQPESDDGKDSERKDLVEDMKGNVEANGHAKIRRRIKFGFYGRRPVERELVQYRPYSEKEIEAMESAIDNWSRIGFPVSFIVFNLLYWVMTIRNKFS; from the exons ATGTTTTTCTTAGACCTTGGCTACATCAGCGAAGCTAGAATg gaGTTTCGAGCAAGTTTTTTCCTACGCATGTACTGGAAGGATGAGCGTCTTGCCTACAATAACACGGGATATAAAAAGAGACTTGCTCTGAATGCTAAAATGGTCCAGCATATGTGGATACCCGACATTTACTTCGTCAACGAAAAGTCTGGGATCAAACACGATCTTACcaaggaaaatgaaatggtTAGACTGTGGCCTGATGGACGTGTCTTTCACAGCATGAG ATTGTCAATGACTGCTTCATGTCCTATGCTTCTGCATAACTATCCACTGGACAAACAAGTTTGTAGGCTGGCGTTTGAAAGCT tCAGTTACGAAGCTACGGAGCTGCTCTTTCGAtggaagaaagaagaaggaaacaAAGAGGTGATTATTTCAGACGAATTGCAGATTCCCCAGTTCATCCTCACTAATCATTGGACTGAGGCAACGTTTGAAAACTTTACATCAG GTTCTTATTCGAGATTAATAGTGTGGTTCCAATTTGAGCGAAGCATCggtttttttcttattcaaaCCTACATTCCTGCCTATCTAATTGTGATGCTGAGCTGGATTGCATTTTGGATTAATCACAACTCCACGCCAG CGCGAATAGCTCTAGGGATTACCACAGTCCTCACCATGACAACGCTGACCAATAGTGCACGGGAGTCACTTCCTAAAGTGTCCTATGTGAAGTCTATTGAATGGTTTCTTATCATTTGCTTCATGTACGTGTTTGCCTCGCTGGTTGAGTACGCTTGTGTCTCGTTTGAGGTTAACAGAAGGCTAAAAAGAGGTATGGAGATTCCTCCGCTACAACCAGAGTCGGACGATGGAAAG GATTCCGAAAGGAAAGACCTGGTTGAAGACATGAAAGGAAACGTGGAGGCGAACGGACACGCGAAAATAAGACGGCGAATAAAGTTTGGTTTCTATGGTAGGAGACCAGTGGAAAGAGAGCTTGTCCAATACCGCCCTTATTCAGAGAAAGAGATCGAAGCTATGGAGTCTGCAATTGATAATTGGAGTCGCATTGGGTTTCCTGTTTCTTTCATTGTGTTCAACCTATTATATTGGGTAATGACCATCCGTAATAAGTTTTCGTGA
- the LOC140947871 gene encoding metallo-beta-lactamase domain-containing protein 1-like, producing MAEVQPEEFLYNVSVLLDGYGYTDEKDRYRANGTCTMITGNGKRIIVDTGSPRDKERLLEKLEQHKVSPQDVDFVVCTHGHVDHVGNLNIFPKAMCMVSHDILNEEDIYTDLPENFKEGMPYCIDGENVQVISTPGHTSQDVSVIVRGTEYGTVVICGDLFEHEEDDKLWEEFSESPEKHRKSRQKVLEIADWIVPGHGKLFRVKKP from the coding sequence ATGGCGGAAGTACAACCAGAAGAGTTTTTGtacaatgtttcagttttaCTCGATGGTTATGGTTATACGGACGAAAAAGACAGATACAGGGCTAATGGAACATGCACTATGATCACTGGAAACGGAAAAAGAATTATTGTGGACACTGGAAGTCCGCGAGATAAGGAACGCCTTCTTGAAAAATTGGAGCAACACAAAGTTTCTCCTCAAGACGTCGACTTCGTTGTTTGCACTCACGGACATGTGGACCACGTGGGCAACCTTAATATTTTTCCAAAAGCTATGTGCATGGTGTCTCATGATATTTTAAATGAAGAGGATATTTACACCGACCTTCCCGAGAACTTTAAAGAAGGAATGCCATACTGCATTGATGGAGAAAACGTCCAGGTGATTTCCACTCCAGGCCACACCTCTCAGGACGTTAGTGTCATCGTTAGAGGCACGGAATATGGAACTGTTGTTATCTGCGGAGATTTATTTGAACATGAAGAGGATGATAAATTGTGGGAAGAATTTAGTGAATCCCCAGAAAAGCACAGAAAGAGTAGACAAAAAGTACTGGAAATTGCAGACTGGATAGTACCTGGACATGGTAAACTGTTTAGGGTGAAAAAACCTTAA
- the LOC140947872 gene encoding uncharacterized protein, with protein sequence MSGSEQEGKAEAKMVSIPLSSDEETPGGTSGHHSSLQSYSHAGRDISVLQSEVTDEEKDEADEKNRLITQVLELQNTLDDLSQRVDAVKDENLKLKSENQVLGQYIENLMSASSVFQPANPDGKKRSSPSKPGTKKGEKR encoded by the exons ATGTCGGGTAGTGAGCAAGAAGGCAAAGCAGAGGCCAAAATGGTTTCCATTCCGCTGTCATCTGACGAAGAGACGCCAGGAG GTACAAGTGGTCATCATTCGAGCCTTCAGAGTTATAGTCATGCAGGAAGAGATATTAGTGTGCTCCAAA GTGAAGTAACAGATGAGGAAAAGGATGAGGCAGATGAGAAAAACCGGCTCATCACACAAGTACTGGAACTTCAAAACACTTTAGATG atTTGTCACAGCGGGTTGATGCTGTTAAAGATGAAAATCTTAAACTCAAATCAGAAAATCAG GTGCTTGGACAATACATAGAGAACCTGATGTCAGCTTCAAGTGTGTTTCAGCCAGCCAACCCTGATGGCAAGAAGAG GTCAAGTCCTTCAAAGCCAGGAACAAAAAAGGGAGAGAAGAGATGA